Proteins from a single region of Candidatus Dadabacteria bacterium:
- the xseB gene encoding exodeoxyribonuclease VII small subunit, whose amino-acid sequence MNSEIKSFENMLGEIKKIVDTLEEGKLPLDESIEKFETGAALIKRCYEDLESVKKKISLIVEKNDGTIDLEDFGDEER is encoded by the coding sequence ATGAATTCCGAGATAAAATCCTTTGAGAACATGCTTGGGGAAATAAAGAAAATTGTCGACACCCTTGAAGAGGGAAAGCTTCCGCTTGACGAATCAATTGAAAAATTCGAGACGGGAGCGGCGCTGATAAAGCGGTGCTACGAGGACCTCGAGAGCGTCAAGAAGAAAATAAGCCTTATAGTGGAGAAAAACGACGGCACTATAGATCTTGAGGATTTCGGCGACGAAGAGCGGTAA